Proteins found in one Parasteatoda tepidariorum isolate YZ-2023 chromosome 7, CAS_Ptep_4.0, whole genome shotgun sequence genomic segment:
- the LOC107439673 gene encoding uncharacterized protein isoform X2, translating into MGDGGKEKSRKKTSSVWKYCEIIDEAFARCTICDHKLSYKSSVTNLRKHFKKKHPEVAMPANVHHARNGVITLNSDEEEEREDAQRATNSVIVDYLRPAGEENRPKTKPTLTFVRQTPVIKRDRSPIRYHDYSTLETKCKKSEVTDETEFDVFGRNVVLQLKQLPLVHALELQAEIMNLIVQKRIQALRQTHETNTDETPMQYALVYTTETPVASEPIRSCNTPEAVKEAEANQSYVKL; encoded by the exons ATGGGAGATGGTGGTAAAGAGAAGTCACGTAAAAAGACGTCCAGTGTTTGgaaatattgtgaaattattGATGAAGCATTTGCACGCTGCACTATCTGCGACCACAAATTATCTTACAAATCTTCTGTTACCAACCTgagaaaacatttcaaaaagaaaCATCCTGAAGTGGCTATGCCTGCAAATGTg catCATGCACGTAATGGTGTCATAACCTTAAATAGTGATGAGGAAGAGGAAAGAGAGGATGCGCAAAGAGCCACGAATTCCGTGATTGTTGACTATTTGCGACCTGCTGGCGAAGAGAACAGGCCAAAGACAAAACCCACCCTGACATTTGTGAGACAGACACCAGTCATTAAAAGAGATCGTTCACCCATTAGATATCATGACTATTCTACATtagaaacaaaatgtaaaaaatcagAGGTTACTGATGAAACAGAATTCGATGTATTCGGGCGAAATGTTGTGCTACAGTTAAAGCAATTGCCGTTAGTCCATGCTTTGGAACTTCAAGCAGAGATTATGAATTTGATTGTGCAAAAGAGAATCCAG gcaTTGAGGCAAACGCATGAGACAAACACAGATGAGACGCCCATGCAGTATGCTTTAGTATATACTACTGAAACTCCAGTAGCTTCTGAGCCAATAAGAAGCTGTAATACCCCCGAAGCTGTCAAGGAAGCAGAAGCAAATCaaagttatgtaaaattataa
- the LOC107439673 gene encoding uncharacterized protein isoform X1: MNNQEDDIDEGNRRNRSECDPDWNPQPGDWNSTPRMGDGGKEKSRKKTSSVWKYCEIIDEAFARCTICDHKLSYKSSVTNLRKHFKKKHPEVAMPANVHHARNGVITLNSDEEEEREDAQRATNSVIVDYLRPAGEENRPKTKPTLTFVRQTPVIKRDRSPIRYHDYSTLETKCKKSEVTDETEFDVFGRNVVLQLKQLPLVHALELQAEIMNLIVQKRIQALRQTHETNTDETPMQYALVYTTETPVASEPIRSCNTPEAVKEAEANQSYVKL, from the exons atCTGAATGTGATCCCGACTGGAATCCACAACCTGGGGATTGGAATTCAACACCTAGAATGGGAGATGGTGGTAAAGAGAAGTCACGTAAAAAGACGTCCAGTGTTTGgaaatattgtgaaattattGATGAAGCATTTGCACGCTGCACTATCTGCGACCACAAATTATCTTACAAATCTTCTGTTACCAACCTgagaaaacatttcaaaaagaaaCATCCTGAAGTGGCTATGCCTGCAAATGTg catCATGCACGTAATGGTGTCATAACCTTAAATAGTGATGAGGAAGAGGAAAGAGAGGATGCGCAAAGAGCCACGAATTCCGTGATTGTTGACTATTTGCGACCTGCTGGCGAAGAGAACAGGCCAAAGACAAAACCCACCCTGACATTTGTGAGACAGACACCAGTCATTAAAAGAGATCGTTCACCCATTAGATATCATGACTATTCTACATtagaaacaaaatgtaaaaaatcagAGGTTACTGATGAAACAGAATTCGATGTATTCGGGCGAAATGTTGTGCTACAGTTAAAGCAATTGCCGTTAGTCCATGCTTTGGAACTTCAAGCAGAGATTATGAATTTGATTGTGCAAAAGAGAATCCAG gcaTTGAGGCAAACGCATGAGACAAACACAGATGAGACGCCCATGCAGTATGCTTTAGTATATACTACTGAAACTCCAGTAGCTTCTGAGCCAATAAGAAGCTGTAATACCCCCGAAGCTGTCAAGGAAGCAGAAGCAAATCaaagttatgtaaaattataa